GTTCCTCGGTCAGGCACAGGCAAACAATGCCGCTGCAATCGCGAATCAGCTGAGCCATGCTGGCCTCGGTGATGCGGTCGGCAGCAATGATCAGATCAGCTTCGTTTTCACGATCCAGATCGTCCGTCAACACCACCGGCACACCTGCCTTGATGGCTGCCAATGCCGCGTTGACACGCTGTTCGAAGTGGGTAGGGAGAAAATTCATGATGAAACGTTCCTTGCGAAAATGAGCAATTCACGTTTCAGGGCGCAAATAACCATGCCAACCGGTGGCAGGACGTGGTCAAGCGTTTGGTGAGCATGAGCTTGCCTGACCCCACAGATGATGTCCGTGGCGGCTGCCGCGCTTGAAGCTGCGCCTGGCTCGATCAACAAACGAAACCCAACGCCCTGTCAGCAGGCTGACAGAGTTTCTGCATCTTCTTTCATCCGGACTATACCGTCGGCCCCGGCATTTCACCGGATCTGCTGACCCCGACCCGCAGGCCGGGCGCTCGCGGGCTCGGTTTTGCAACCATACCGCCGGTGGGGAATTGCACCCCGCCCTGAAGACGCACCTAGTTTGAAACCGGCAAACAACCGGCTGGCGGACTATATCCATATTGACGGGCCATTTCAACCTTGTTGGCAACATGGCTGTATTTATCTACATCCGGGTTACAATACTGTCATTGCAAGCATGTCATCCGTACACACCATGATCCAGACTGACAACCTCAAAGCCGCACCTGCAGAAGACAGGATTGTGACCTCACAAAAACTGTCTGCCCAGGAAGAGGCGCTGGAGCGCGCACTACGCCCCAAACTGCTGGATGAATATGTCGGGCAGGAAAAGGCAAGGGGCCAGTTGTCGATTTTCATCGAGGCTGCCAAGAAGCGTGGCGAGGCGCTGGATCACGTGCTGCTGTTCGGGCCCCCGGGCCTGGGCAAAACCACGCTGGCTCATATCGTGGCGCGGGAGCTGGGTGTCAATCTGCGCCAGACCTCTGGGCCCGTGCTGGAGCGGGCGGGCGACCTGGCTGCACTGTTGACCAACCTGGAGCCGCACGATGTATTGTTCATCGATGAGATCCACCGCCTAAGCCCAGTAGTGGAAGAAATACTGTATCCGGCGCTGGAAGACTTTCAGCTAGACATCATGATCGGTGAAGGCCCCGCTGCCCGCTCAGTGAAACTGGATCTGCCGCCCTTCACCCTGGTTGGTGCAACCACCCGCGCAGGCATGCTGACCAATCCGTTACGAGACCGGTTCGGTATTGTCGCCCGCTTGGAGTTCTATACTCCCGAGGAATTGACGAAGATCGTGCGGCGCTCCGCCAGCCTCTTGAATGTGCAGATGTCAGAAGAAGGTGCCTTTGAAATTGCCCGTCGTTCACGCGGCACACCCCGCATTGCGAACCGCTTGTTACGGCGTGTGCGTGATTATGCCGAGGTGAAAGCCGATGGCCATGTCACGCGCGAAGTGGCGGATGCAGCGCTCTCCATGCTGGATGTGGATCATGCAGGCCTGGATCTCATGGATCGCAAATTGCTGTCAGCGATTTTGCATAAATTCGGCGGTGGGCCGGTCGGGCTGGACAACGTGGGGGCTGCGATCGGGGAGAGCACCGACACGATCGAAGATGTACTGGAGCCCTATCTGATCCAGCAGGGGCTGTTACAACGCACCCCGCGTGGTCGCATGGCAACTATGTCAACCTATCAACATTTCGGGCTGCAGCCGCCGCAACTGCAGCCGGTCAATGGCGATCTGTGGGGCGGCAACTGAGATGATGCACCATGGCCGAACCGTTGATCGACACAACTGATGATGCGGTTGACCAAACCGCACCAGACCTCAATGAGCCCGTGGTAGAGGAATCGGCCCCACCTGAGCCGCTGGATCCGGTGCTGGTCTGGCACCTGATCAAGCTGATTGCGGCACTGATCCTGCTGCCGATTCTGTTGTTCAAAGTGCTGTGACCGCCTGATCGGGCCTCCCATCCGGGCCTTGTCAGGCTATTTTCCAGCTTGGTTTGCAGTACTTCTTCTGTAAAACTTCGTTGAATTCGCGAACTTTCCACGTAATACGTTATCATTATCTGCTTTCGTATCATTGTCTGTTGAAAGGAAACTGTGGAAACCAGTCACGATCTCTCGATGCTTGGCTTGATTGCAAACGCCAGTATTGTTGTGCAGTTGGTGATGCTGGGCTTGGCCTTGGCGTCGATGGCATCGTGGGCGATGATTTTCAGCAAATGGTTTGCTGTTCGCCATGCCTCGACCCGTACCGTGGATTTTGAACAGCGCTTCTGGAGCGGTGCGGATCTGAACCGCCTGTACAATGATGTCCAGGGTAAGAGCCTGGCGCTGGAACGTATTTTTGAGGCAGGTTTTACCGAATTCATGAAACAGCGCAAAACGCCCGGCGCTGAGCTGGCCGATGTCATGGACAGCACACGGCGAGCCATGAAGGCCGCTTCGCAACGTGAGCTGGATCAACTGGATGGCCATTTGTCATTCCTGGCGACTGTTGGCTCGGTCAGCCCCTATGTAGGGCTGTTTGGCACAGTGTGGGGCATCATGAATTCGTTCCGCGCTTTGGGCAGCGTCGGGCAGGCGACACTCGCCCACGTTGCGCCCGGCATCGCCGAGGCGCTGATCGCCACGGCAATCGGCTTGTTCGCCGCCATTCCGGCTGTGATTGCTTATAACCGTTTCGCAGCGGACATCGACCGACTTGCCGTGCGCTTCGAGAGCTTCATCGAAGAATTCTCCAACATCCTGCAACGGCAAGGAGCACATCGATGAGCCGACGTCGTCGCCGCGCGATGGCGCAGATGAACGTTGTGCCATACATCGACGTCATGTTGGTGCTGCTGGTCATTTTCATGGTGGCCGCGCCGATGATGCAGTCCGGAACCGTTGATCTGCCAAGCATAGGCAAAGCCGAGACACCGCCCGCCGCACCGCTTGAGGTTCAAATCGATGCCAAGGGTGAATTGACATTGCGGGACACAGAAAGCAAACGTAATTCGCAACACCTTTCACTGGAAGACTTGGTCATTCAAGTAAAGGAGGCGGTTGCGGAAAAAGCAGGTCGTCCAGTTGTGATCTCCGCAGACAAGAATGTGAAGTACGACGCAGTGATGCAAGTGATGGATCGTCTGCAGCGAGAGCAAATCAGCCGGGTAGGGCTGTTGGTGCGACCGGAGCACAAATGACGCGGTCTGAGCATGAAGACAAGCCCGGACTTTCGCTGGTGCTGTCCATCGGTGTCCATGTTATTTTCTTTGGTCTATTGCTATTTGGCCTGCAATGGCAAAACGAACGTAAAGAACCGGTAGCGGTTGAGCTGTGGTCGGCCATGCCCAAGCCATCGCCCCAGCGGCAGGAGGTCGTGCCTCCTCCCAAGGTACAGAAAAGAAACGAGCCTGAGCCCGAGCCGGATGTGCCTGATCAGGTGGCCAAACCTGACATTGCATTGAAAACGCCCAGGAAGGCGCCGGAGAAAAAGCCGGAGCCAGAAAAAGTGGAAAAGAAGCCAGAGCCGAAGGTCGTACCCAAACCCGAGCCGAAACCACAGGAGAAAAAGCCGGAGCCCAAGCCTGCGCCACCTGATGACAAGATGAAGCAAGAGCTGAAAAAGCTGCAGGATGCGCTGGCCAAGGAAACTGCGCAAAACGAGCTGGCCCAGAAAAACGCGGCCAATGCTGCTAATGCGGCCAAGCAAAAAGCTGTTGGTGATTATGTCTCGCAAGTCCAGGCACGCATCAAGCGCTTCGTGTCGGTGCCGCCTGATATGCAGGGCAATCCAGAAGCGGTGTTTGAGATCACCTTGCTGCCTTCGATGGAGGTACTCAATGTCGTCAAGCGTAAATCCAGTGGCAACACGGCATATGATGACTCGATCGAGCGGGCTATCCTGAAATCCAGCCCACTGCCGCCCTTGCCTGAAGGCATGCGGTTTCAGGACTTTCGTGTGTTACGCCTGGTTTTCAGGCCAAATGATTGATTTGAAAAAGTAGTAGGTTCATAACATGATGAGCAAACGAATACTGGCCACGATGGCATTGTGCTGCGGATTGTTGCTGCAACACGTCCAGGCGGCCCTGACAATTGAAATCATCGGCGGTGGCGCCAAGCAGATCCCAGTGGCCATTGTTCCCTTGGTGAAAGAAGAAGCGCTGAAGGAGTCGGTCACCGCGATCGTGCAGGCTGATTTGGCGAGAAGCGGGATGTTCAAGTTGGTGAGCACGGCAGGGTTGAATCCCCTTCCTGCTGAGCCAAACCAGTTGAACTATGCAGACTGGCAGAATAAAGGGGCTGAAGCAATCGCCATTGGTTCGGTTGCGGACAACGGTGATGGCAGCGTCACCATCCGTGTCCGTTTGATGGATGTCCTGCGCAAGCAGCAGTTGGCAGGTGTCAGCCATGTGGCACGACCTAACCAGCTGCGCCTGGCCGCACATAAAATTGCGGACGTCATCTATGAAAAGCTGACCGGTGACAAAGGCGTCTTCGCCACACGTATCGCGTATATCCTGAAGCAAGGCAAGCACTATGAGCTGCAGGTGGCTGATGCTGACGGTTACAACGCCCAGACTGTGCTGTCCTCGTCCGAGCCGATCATTTCACCAGCCTGGTCGGCAGATGGCACCAAACTGGCCTATGTATCTTTCGAGCAGAAAAAGCCTATTGTCTATTCGCATGTGCTGGCCACAGGGCAGCGGCGGGTGGTTTCCGGGGCCAAAGGCAGCAACAGCGCCCCTGCTTGGTCACCTGATGGCAACAAATTGGCCGTCGTATTGACCAAGGATGGCTTATCGCAGATCTACAGCGTCAATGCCGATGGATCTGGTTTGTTGAGGCTGACAAACAGCTCCGGCATCGATACTGAGCCTGACTACTCGCCAGATGGCTCGCGCATTGCCTTCACGTCAGACCGTGGCGGCAGCCCGCAAATCTACACCATGTCGGCAACAGGCGGGGATGTCAAACGCGTGACCTACGATTGCACCTACTGTGTGTCGCCACGTTACAGCCCTGACGGCAAGAGCCTGACTTTCGTCAAGCGAGATGGCGGTGGCTTCCAGGTCGTGGTGATGGATCTGGCTAGTGGGGTGACCACAACCATATCCGATACCGATGCTGATGAATCGCCATCTTTCGCACCAAACGGTAAAATCATCCTATATGCGACTGAAGTTGGGCGTCGCGGTGTACTGGCCGCCGCCTCTAGCGATGGCCGGGTGAAGCAGCGCCTGCGCGTGCAATCTGGTGATATCCGTGAGCCAGCTTGGAGTCCTGTGTTTCAGTAAGATGGCCAAGACAACTTGATCATCTTGGCCCAATGGGTTGCTTGAGGCTGGCTATGCCGGCCTCGTCATATCATGGTAGGAACAAACCGGATACGTGTTTGGCACCAAGATAAGGTAACATAATCAGTTAAGTGCGCATTGTTCAGCCTGTCCCGCCGACGGGTTTGCGTACCCATTATTTTTAGGAGAAAACATGAAAAAAGTCCTGCTCAGCGCCTTGGTTGTCAGCCTCCTGGCTGCTTGCGCCAGCACCCCTGCACCCGAAGCCCCCAAAGCACCGGTCGAGAACAAGACTCAGCCTCAGGTTGAAGCACCCAAGGCCGATACAGCGCCTGCACCTACCGATGGCTTGAGCACTTCCAACCTGCCACCACATCAAGACCCGAACAACAAACTGTCCGAGCGTAGCATTTATTTCGACTATGACAAGTACGTTGTTCGTGATGATCACAAAGCACTGGTTGAAGCACACTCCAAGTACCTGACCGAAAAGCGTGATCTGAAGGTCAAGATCGAAGGCAATGCTGACGAGCGTGGTAGCCGCGAGTACAACCTGGCGCTCGGCCAAAAGCGTGCTGAAGCAGTCAAGAAGATGATGTCCACCCTGGGCGTATCTGACAGCCAGATCGAAACCATCAGCTATGGCGAAGAAAAGCCCAAGGCAACTGGCCACGACGAAGAAGCTTACGCAATCAACCGTCGTGCAGACATCGTTTACGCTGACGACAAGTAATCGATGATGCCGCGTCTGATGAAACGCCTGCTCCCGCTGGCTATACTGGCCCTTTCGGCCAGCAGCCAGGCGGGGCTGTTCGACGATACAGAAGCCCGTAAGATGATTACGGATCTTCGTACCCAGATCGAGCAGCTCCGCCAGGATAACCACGCCCTTAGAGAGCGCTTAAACCAGCTTGAGACACGTGTTGACAATCTGAAAGTGTCCAATTTGGTCTCTCAATTGGATGCACAGGTAGACAACCTGAACAAGCTGAACGGGCAGCTTGAGGTGTTGCAATACAACATCGAGCAAACCCAAAAGCGGCAGAAAGACTTCTATGTCGATCTGGATAGCCGTTTGCGTGCGTTGGAGCCGGGTGGAGGGGATGTCAGTGGATCGACGTCATCGGACAAGCCGTTGGCTGCAGTGGCCAAGGCTGAAGGCGATCAGGCGGCCTATGACGCGGCATTCAATCTATACAAGATGGGCAACTACCAAGGTGCCGTCTCAGGTTTTCGGGATTACCTGAAAGCCTATGCCGACAGTAAACTTGCACCCAATGCGCAATACTGGATCGGCATGTCGCAATCTGCCCTGCGGGACTACAAGGGGGCGATTGCCACGCAACAGAAGCTGATAGTGACTTGGCCAGATGCCAATAAAGTGCCGGATGCCATGTTCAACATTGCAGCAAATCATATTGAATTGGGCGACAAGAAAGCAGCCAAGAAAATGCTGGATGATCTGGTCGCCAAATACCCCGTTTCTACAGCCGCTGACAAAGCCAAGCGGTTGCTCGCCAATAGTCGATAATGTAATCAGCCAGCGCACGGATGCGCTGGCCCTCCAAGACGATGTCCACCAAGCAATCACTCCGTATCACAGAAATCTTTTTTTCCTTGCAAGGAGAAACGAGCCGGGTTGGCTTGCCAACAGTCTTTGTCCGCCTGACCGGTTGCCCGCTACGGTGTGGCTATTGTGATAGTGAATATGCATTCCACGGTGGTGAATCCTGGACAATTGATCGCATCCTGGAAGAAATCCGCCAGCATGGCACACCCTACGTCTGCGTGACCGGTGGCGAGCCGCTGGCGCAGAAAGGGTGCCTGACGTTGCTGACCAGGCTGTGCGATGAAGGATTTGCTGTCTCATTGGAGACCAGTGGTGCCTTACCGATTGACCATGTGGACCCACGCGTCTCCCGGATTGTCGATATCAAGACGCCAGGATCGGGCGAGGTGATGAAAAACCATTGGCAAAATCTGAATGTGCTGACCAGAGCCGACGAATTGAAGTTCGTCATCTGCCACGAAGCCGATTACCAATGGGCCAGACAATTGATCATGGATTACTCGATCCATCATCGTTGCCCGGTGCTGATGTCCCCTGTCCATGGCGGCGTCGAGCCTGACGAGCTGGCAAATTGGATACTGCGGGATAAATTACCTGTGCGATATCAACTGCAGCTGCATAAAGTGTTATGGGGTAATACACCCGGTAAATGACAGGTCGCGGAGGATACAGTCACGACAGGTGTCTGCCGTGGCAGTGAAGGAATGAAAATGAGTAAAAAAGCAGTGATATTGCTCTCTGGCGGGCTGGACTCCGCCACCGTACTGGCGATTGCCAGACAACAAGGCTATGAATGCCACTGCCTGAGCTTTCAATACGGACAGCGGCACTCCGCTGAATTGGCTGCAGCAAAACGTGTCGCGCAGGCACTCGGAGCCACAGCGCATCGCTTGGCAACGATTGATCTGGCGGCTTTCGGCGGCTCGGCATTGACCGACAAATCAATCGACGTGCCGATTGAAGGCGTGCAAGAGGGCGTGATTCCTGTCACCTACGTACCTGCACGCAATACCATCATGCTGTCTTACGCATTGGCCTGGGCTGAGGTATTGAAGGCACAGGACATTTTCGTGGGCGTCAACGCAGTGGATTACTCAGGCTACCCTGATTGTCGTCCAGAATACATCGAGGCATTTGAAAAGATGGCCAACCTGGCCACCAAAGTGGCAGTCGAGGGGCAGCCGTTCAAGATACACACCCCCCTGATCGACCTCACCAAAGCCCAAATCATTCAGGCGGGCGTGGCAAGGGGTGTTGACTATAGCCTCACTGTTTCATGCTATCTGGCAGATGACGAAGGCCAAGCATGTGGCCAGTGTGACTCTTGTAGATTACGCAAGGAAGGCTTTGAATTGGCAGGGGTAATTGATAACACTCGTTATCGCTGAATTGAAAAAATCCGGCCAATCTGTTGACAATTTTCATACGATTGATAAAATGCCGGCCTTCTTGGGTTGTTAGCTCAGTTGGTAGAGCAGCGGACTCTTAATCCGTAGGTCGTAGGTTCGATCCCTACACAACCCACCAAGTTTCCTATCGTGGCAGCTCGCCGCGTGCGGGTTGTTAGCTCAGTCGGTAGAGCAGCGGACTTTTAATCCGTTGGTCGCGCGTTCGAGTCGCGCACAACCCACCAAATTTCAGAAATTGCAATCGCACAGTTTCTGTACCCGTATAACGAAACAATCGGGTTGTTAGCTCAGTCGGTAGAGCAGCGGACTTTTAATCCGTTGGTCGCGCGTTCGAGTCGCGCACAACCCACCAAAATACAAGGCCAGCGTAAGCTGGCCTTTTGTTTTTCCGATCTTGAGTCCTATGCAAATAAATGACCATGCTAAAATGACCTTAAGTGGCTGTCCGGTATGGTGTCAGACTGGGCCATCGGCTACCATCATGGGTATGGTTATTTCGGATATTGAGATCAAGATTTCATAATGTCCTGTTCGCCTGTCGAACTTGCGCAAAAAAACCAGGTTCTGATTCTGACTTGGCAGCGCTATCGCAAAGCACCTAGCTTTGAGAATTTCGTTGAATTCGCCGTTTCATTGAATGCATTTACCGATTATCTGATCGATAAATCCATCACTGGATTGCTCCATGCCAGCAAGGAGCTGGAGCAGATTGCCTTGTCACTGTTCGGTGATGACAGTCAACACCCCGTTTCCGATATGTCCATGCAGGATCTGCACGATCGTGTGCATACGCTCTCCAAGCTGGTAGAGGGCTATGTTCACGCCGCAGATCGCTTGGCTGATCGGTGTACGGACAAAGGCAAGGTGGGCAGTCGAACGACCCGCATTGTCTATTTCGTTGGCCATTCTCCACAGCGTTGGCAGGATTTGTTGGGGCAGCTGTCATACTTCGGTGTCAAGGTCATAGAGTTGGGCTGGGGTGATAACCTGCCGTTGGATGCGTCCCCCAATCCGCTGATCATCATGGATACCGATGGTGTCAGTGTCGAAGGCTGGGCAGCGCGTATCAAGGCATTGCGGGAGTATCACAAGCTTGCGCAAATCATTGGCTTGTCGATTCCCTCGGATTTCCGTTTGTTGCAGCTGGCTTTAAAGAGTGGCGCTGATTGGTGCTTCCCGCTGGGCGCATCTTTACAGGGCGTGGTGGCCCAGATTCTGGAGATGAACGACCCGACTGACCAGGAGCCTTTCAGGGTGCTGGTGGTGGAGGATTCGCTGACCGCAGCCCGAGCGATTCAACGCGCGCTGGAAGAGCACCAGATCGTTACTCAATCCATTCAAGATCCATTGCAAGTGCTGAATGCCTTGAGGCAATTTTTGCCGGATCTGATCTTGATGGATATGTATATGCCAAATTGCACGGGTGTGGAGGCGGCACGTGTCATCCGGCAGCACAATGAATTTTTGTCGATCCCGATTGTCTATCTGTCTGGTGAAACGGATGTCGCTTTACAAGTTGATGCATTGCGACTGGGTGGTGATCACTTCTTGACCAAACCATTCAATCAGGTTTTTCTGAATGCAATTGTCAAGAGCAAGATTGAACGTTATCGGACATTGCGTCGTTCCATGTTCCATGACAGCCTGACAGGGCTGTTGAATCATACCAGTACCAAGACCTCGCTGGATGCGGCCTTGAATCAAGCTCAGAGGGAAAACGGGCGGCTGGCGGTTGCTATGTTGGATATTGATCACTTCAAGAAGGTCAATGATACCTATGGTCACCCTGTTGGTGACCAGATCATCCGGAGCTTGGCGTGGCTTTTGAAACAGCGGCTGCGAAAGAGTGACATCATCGGTCGCTATGGTGGGGAAGAGTTTGCTATCGGCCTGGTGGGTGCTGATGCGGAGCAAGCCCGTCAGGTGCTGGATCGCATTCGTGGTGATTTTGCATTGATTGAGCACCCATATCGGGATGCGCGTTTCAACATTACATTCAGTGCCGGCATCGCTGCCTTTCCTGGGGGCGATACCGTGGCTGATTTGATCAATGCTGCAGACGAAGCCCTGTATACATCAAAGCGGGCGGGTCGCAACCGTATTACCATTGCGGCTGCTATTCAAGGACATGCTTAACCAGAAATGAATGTGATAGTAATACTCAATTGGTCTTGCTAGACCGATATGCTAGACTCGACTGCCAATTTGCCTTTCAAAAAAATCAGCCATGATTCAACAGCGTACGCTCAAACAGCCTGTCAAAGCGAGTGGTGTTGGGCTTCACTCCGGCGACCGCGTGACATTGCATATGCGGCCTGCACCCATCGATAGTGGATTGATCTTTCGTCGCGTCGATTTGCCCGATGCACCTGAATTCCACGTCGCGCCCGATCTGGTCAATGATACCCGATTGTCCTCTACGCTGGTGAAAGAGGGGGTTCGGGTTGCGACCATTGAGCATCTCATGTCTGCTTTTGCTGGGTTGGGTTTGGATAATTTGTACATTGATATCAATGCACAAGAAACGCCAATCATGGATGGCAGTGCGGCAACCTTTGTGTATTTGCTGCAGCAGGCTGGCATTGTTGAACAGAATGCACCCAAGAAATTTGTGCGGGTGTTGAAGACTGTCGAGGTTCGAGAGGGTGACAAGTGGGTCAGACTGGAACCCCATGATGGTTATAAGGTGTCGCTGACCATTGAGTTCCGCCACCCGGCCATCAGTAAATCCAGTCAATCAGTGACAATCGATTTCGCCAATACCAGTTTTGTCACGGAAATCAGCCGAGCCCGTACATTTGGCTTCATGCATGAGGTCGAGATGATGCGTGAAATGGGCTTGGGGCGTGGCGGCAGCTTTGACAACGCAA
This sequence is a window from Chitinivorax tropicus. Protein-coding genes within it:
- the ruvB gene encoding Holliday junction branch migration DNA helicase RuvB, translating into MIQTDNLKAAPAEDRIVTSQKLSAQEEALERALRPKLLDEYVGQEKARGQLSIFIEAAKKRGEALDHVLLFGPPGLGKTTLAHIVARELGVNLRQTSGPVLERAGDLAALLTNLEPHDVLFIDEIHRLSPVVEEILYPALEDFQLDIMIGEGPAARSVKLDLPPFTLVGATTRAGMLTNPLRDRFGIVARLEFYTPEELTKIVRRSASLLNVQMSEEGAFEIARRSRGTPRIANRLLRRVRDYAEVKADGHVTREVADAALSMLDVDHAGLDLMDRKLLSAILHKFGGGPVGLDNVGAAIGESTDTIEDVLEPYLIQQGLLQRTPRGRMATMSTYQHFGLQPPQLQPVNGDLWGGN
- the queE gene encoding 7-carboxy-7-deazaguanine synthase QueE; amino-acid sequence: MSTKQSLRITEIFFSLQGETSRVGLPTVFVRLTGCPLRCGYCDSEYAFHGGESWTIDRILEEIRQHGTPYVCVTGGEPLAQKGCLTLLTRLCDEGFAVSLETSGALPIDHVDPRVSRIVDIKTPGSGEVMKNHWQNLNVLTRADELKFVICHEADYQWARQLIMDYSIHHRCPVLMSPVHGGVEPDELANWILRDKLPVRYQLQLHKVLWGNTPGK
- the pal gene encoding peptidoglycan-associated lipoprotein Pal, which produces MKKVLLSALVVSLLAACASTPAPEAPKAPVENKTQPQVEAPKADTAPAPTDGLSTSNLPPHQDPNNKLSERSIYFDYDKYVVRDDHKALVEAHSKYLTEKRDLKVKIEGNADERGSREYNLALGQKRAEAVKKMMSTLGVSDSQIETISYGEEKPKATGHDEEAYAINRRADIVYADDK
- the tolR gene encoding protein TolR, giving the protein MSRRRRRAMAQMNVVPYIDVMLVLLVIFMVAAPMMQSGTVDLPSIGKAETPPAAPLEVQIDAKGELTLRDTESKRNSQHLSLEDLVIQVKEAVAEKAGRPVVISADKNVKYDAVMQVMDRLQREQISRVGLLVRPEHK
- the ybgF gene encoding tol-pal system protein YbgF, which gives rise to MKRLLPLAILALSASSQAGLFDDTEARKMITDLRTQIEQLRQDNHALRERLNQLETRVDNLKVSNLVSQLDAQVDNLNKLNGQLEVLQYNIEQTQKRQKDFYVDLDSRLRALEPGGGDVSGSTSSDKPLAAVAKAEGDQAAYDAAFNLYKMGNYQGAVSGFRDYLKAYADSKLAPNAQYWIGMSQSALRDYKGAIATQQKLIVTWPDANKVPDAMFNIAANHIELGDKKAAKKMLDDLVAKYPVSTAADKAKRLLANSR
- a CDS encoding GGDEF domain-containing response regulator produces the protein MSCSPVELAQKNQVLILTWQRYRKAPSFENFVEFAVSLNAFTDYLIDKSITGLLHASKELEQIALSLFGDDSQHPVSDMSMQDLHDRVHTLSKLVEGYVHAADRLADRCTDKGKVGSRTTRIVYFVGHSPQRWQDLLGQLSYFGVKVIELGWGDNLPLDASPNPLIIMDTDGVSVEGWAARIKALREYHKLAQIIGLSIPSDFRLLQLALKSGADWCFPLGASLQGVVAQILEMNDPTDQEPFRVLVVEDSLTAARAIQRALEEHQIVTQSIQDPLQVLNALRQFLPDLILMDMYMPNCTGVEAARVIRQHNEFLSIPIVYLSGETDVALQVDALRLGGDHFLTKPFNQVFLNAIVKSKIERYRTLRRSMFHDSLTGLLNHTSTKTSLDAALNQAQRENGRLAVAMLDIDHFKKVNDTYGHPVGDQIIRSLAWLLKQRLRKSDIIGRYGGEEFAIGLVGADAEQARQVLDRIRGDFALIEHPYRDARFNITFSAGIAAFPGGDTVADLINAADEALYTSKRAGRNRITIAAAIQGHA
- a CDS encoding cell envelope integrity protein TolA codes for the protein MTRSEHEDKPGLSLVLSIGVHVIFFGLLLFGLQWQNERKEPVAVELWSAMPKPSPQRQEVVPPPKVQKRNEPEPEPDVPDQVAKPDIALKTPRKAPEKKPEPEKVEKKPEPKVVPKPEPKPQEKKPEPKPAPPDDKMKQELKKLQDALAKETAQNELAQKNAANAANAAKQKAVGDYVSQVQARIKRFVSVPPDMQGNPEAVFEITLLPSMEVLNVVKRKSSGNTAYDDSIERAILKSSPLPPLPEGMRFQDFRVLRLVFRPND
- the lpxC gene encoding UDP-3-O-acyl-N-acetylglucosamine deacetylase, which produces MIQQRTLKQPVKASGVGLHSGDRVTLHMRPAPIDSGLIFRRVDLPDAPEFHVAPDLVNDTRLSSTLVKEGVRVATIEHLMSAFAGLGLDNLYIDINAQETPIMDGSAATFVYLLQQAGIVEQNAPKKFVRVLKTVEVREGDKWVRLEPHDGYKVSLTIEFRHPAISKSSQSVTIDFANTSFVTEISRARTFGFMHEVEMMREMGLGRGGSFDNAIVLDEYRVLNGDGLRYEDEFVRHKVLDAIGDLYILGHPLIGAFSGFKSGHMMNNKLLRALLADASAWEWVTFEKPEQVPNSFHRLQPAFVSI
- the tolQ gene encoding protein TolQ, with the protein product METSHDLSMLGLIANASIVVQLVMLGLALASMASWAMIFSKWFAVRHASTRTVDFEQRFWSGADLNRLYNDVQGKSLALERIFEAGFTEFMKQRKTPGAELADVMDSTRRAMKAASQRELDQLDGHLSFLATVGSVSPYVGLFGTVWGIMNSFRALGSVGQATLAHVAPGIAEALIATAIGLFAAIPAVIAYNRFAADIDRLAVRFESFIEEFSNILQRQGAHR
- the queC gene encoding 7-cyano-7-deazaguanine synthase QueC; amino-acid sequence: MSKKAVILLSGGLDSATVLAIARQQGYECHCLSFQYGQRHSAELAAAKRVAQALGATAHRLATIDLAAFGGSALTDKSIDVPIEGVQEGVIPVTYVPARNTIMLSYALAWAEVLKAQDIFVGVNAVDYSGYPDCRPEYIEAFEKMANLATKVAVEGQPFKIHTPLIDLTKAQIIQAGVARGVDYSLTVSCYLADDEGQACGQCDSCRLRKEGFELAGVIDNTRYR
- the tolB gene encoding Tol-Pal system beta propeller repeat protein TolB, with product MSKRILATMALCCGLLLQHVQAALTIEIIGGGAKQIPVAIVPLVKEEALKESVTAIVQADLARSGMFKLVSTAGLNPLPAEPNQLNYADWQNKGAEAIAIGSVADNGDGSVTIRVRLMDVLRKQQLAGVSHVARPNQLRLAAHKIADVIYEKLTGDKGVFATRIAYILKQGKHYELQVADADGYNAQTVLSSSEPIISPAWSADGTKLAYVSFEQKKPIVYSHVLATGQRRVVSGAKGSNSAPAWSPDGNKLAVVLTKDGLSQIYSVNADGSGLLRLTNSSGIDTEPDYSPDGSRIAFTSDRGGSPQIYTMSATGGDVKRVTYDCTYCVSPRYSPDGKSLTFVKRDGGGFQVVVMDLASGVTTTISDTDADESPSFAPNGKIILYATEVGRRGVLAAASSDGRVKQRLRVQSGDIREPAWSPVFQ